Below is a window of Plutella xylostella chromosome 15, ilPluXylo3.1, whole genome shotgun sequence DNA.
GTTCTTGGCTTCAGCTGACACACGCGCGCTACACAACAAGACAAAGTTTAGCTTCACCATGGATTTACATTACAGATCTCAGTTAAGTAATTAAGTTGATCTGCGCGCTATGGAAAGATCTACGCTTAAGATGTCTGAAGAATTGCATCAGAAATGATAGAATTCGTGCTCAAATATCTTACCCTGTAGTGGAATATCTGTAAGGTCCAAGTTGATCAATCGTTAAGGGGTCTAGAGGAGGCAGTACGGCGTTTCCGTTAATAATCACATCTCTGGCGTTTTCTAGTGCGTCCAAAATTAGGTCTTCGATGAAATTGCGCGCACCAGGCTGCGCATTTAATGCTTTGATCAGTTTCTCATCTTCTGCATTCTCAGCTCCAGATGCACTCAATTCAATAAAGATGTTTTGCACGCGGCCCTCTATAAACagcataaatttaatatatttggctttaatatttcaaatattgcaatatttatttattttaacactttattgtacacagaaatataaatacataacaattgaaaaacacaataaaagcatacaatggcgggcttattgccaaaaagcaatttcttccagccaacctttggtggataaaataataaattatcactGTAGTTACACAAGTGATTTTTGGTAATTGCTCCTTTGCAGTTTGGCGAGCCCTATCGTAATATGATGATCTATGTTTACAACTTACCTACAGACTCGATGTTACTTTCGAGATCTACTGTAGCTGCTAGGCTACTCGCGCAAAATAAGGCCAAAACTAAAAACACCTtcattttaagtaaatataaatttacttttaacaAACAATGCATCCGATTTCACTTATATACTAATGTGTCTAATCAATCAATTAATTATCTGAGTTTAGTGATACCGACTGATAATAAAGACTTTTGAAAAGATTTCAGATTAAACTCACTTAtgcataaataatacttacaccTGCTCTTTCACAAAAAAGACCatagtatgtacctagttacctgTTATGTTATAGTTATATATCATAATCACAACCTATCACGTCCCCAGTTACAGtagtccccactgctgggacaCGGGTCTCCATACTTATAAagtcatacctacataaacttAAACAATCATCCCTTGCTCATGGTGACATTATGACATAGCATCACGAGTGTTCGGTTtcataaatatcaataaaacatCAATTTGGTGTCTTTTTCAAGAGGTTAATGCATCTTCATGACATTACAGAGGAGCGTCTTCTAGGTGGGTAGGTAATTGAAATTTTCGTGAAATTGGATCTAGTAGTCCTAGCCCCACTTGCGCAGACCTGGGTTAGCGAATTAACTCGGAGATATTTGACATAAGAAGGGttagattattaatttgtcttgCATCGCTGAAATATGAGCGCTAACCTTGGGATAaactcttaaatatttaaccccCCAATATTGGAGGGTTAAGACGCTAACCCGGCttacgtcaaaagaaaaggtttttatcaatattcttgtattcgttggaaatgtttgattatgatgattaacTCATCATTCTTATATATTTCCCCTATCTAGCAAAGTAGCAAATGGTCCCACTAGTGAAATTAAGAGCACGATGGTGtggttacatacatatatgctcacgactatgACTAATGTAGTTACTCAGAGGTGactcacccacttttcgctgtacatttttgtactcacgtgataggtcgcgagccgtatcgccgctTTTGAAAGAGTGCAATGCACTTTAGGGTACACATTTagatcacgatgtttttttcaccgtaagagctatggtatacatttttggAGATATTGTGTAGAGTaggtagaaaataatactcagagtggacagaataataataatttatttacagaaaataagcCTACTTATACGCGCGGTGCTAACTTAAATACTCGTGGCGTTGGGAATGCACGGGGACTCGTTCCTTTTCTGCGCTGTCGGAGGCTCTCCTCTCCGAGCTGCCGCGGTGACGGTGGTGGTCGCTGCTGCTGCTTGCTTGAGCTTGCTGAACAGTTATTTTCGGAACTCCCTCTTTGTTTCCAGAAACAGCTCTTTACAGGGCTATCTTTGCTGTTATCTAAAGCACAACTTGCAACCGCGATgtgttcaataaaatcaatgCTTGCTGTTGTTATTGGTTGAGTATTGTTTGCTGGTACGGTTAGATTGAAGAGAGCTGCTTATGATAAGGTTCTTGAACGTAAGTTGCcacacattgtacttaaatttcaaagaactcattggtatgtCTGCGCTAGGATCCAAACACGCGCATCTTTTGTGTGAGAAgcgagcgcttacccgactgagctaccgccgtttcttttcaattttttataattttcgtaatgtatatctacaaggaaatcacaaatatgacactttgtaaacaaaatcataacaaaatacttgcaaaatacaaattactgACAGATTGCGAAAATGGAAATAGAGAGGGATAGTTTTATCCAAAGACGTGAGGTGAAAACGAGATagaagacaatattttttacagcaATAGAAACTTGGTCCCTTTCAGCCTGGAACGGGACATAGATTCACAGAGTTCAAAAATAAACGTCAGGTTAGCTAACTCaggattattttacattagcGCAATCAAAAGTCcgggttaaaattttacaaagttaacCCTGAGTTAGTTACCtctgagtttatatttttaaccctgTGATCCACGCAAGTGGGCCCTAGTAAGTTTGAGTGGGTCTAACTctgaataaaattttgttgcgGTGAAGGTACATTTTGCTATTTGACTTTAGGTACTTTGGAAATTAATTAGACCCACCTATCACCAtagtatatataatattaacaatTTCAACATGTCATTGTATTaaacatttgttttgttatctTTATCAGATTGCAAGTCAAATCAAGAAAGTCTAAACTGGGTTCAATGGTTCGACCAAACCAACATGTGAATACAaagaaataatatgtatgaaaaGGCGGTAGTTActtgttaagtacctactgatacatttttaaataatttctttAGCAAGAGGCGGTTGTGtctaaaatacataagtacttcctaatgtttaactattatttttaatggaTTAACAAAGCTCTTATGTATTATGAATGTTATCGTTTTCGTAAAATCGGAGTGTACCTACTAGGATTATTTTCCGATCGCAGATCACTGTgtgctcagaataataatcaGCCGTCACAAGTCACACCACATGTCAGTGTCATGTACAGAACACATTTACGTTCTATCTGTCATGTCAAAAAGCCGACTGCCGTCATGCCGTGCATGCCTCAATCtcaaaatagaaaataattttagattTCAACTGTGATCACATTGACCaaattaattgaaattaaGATCACCTGCACCGTAATTTAATGTCAGTAGTTACGGAGCACATAGTGCTCAATATATAGCCATGGGAGGCAACTTTGTGCAAGAAACCTTACATCAAGTGAAAAAGATGTTTTCGTGGACCTTCTTGAAGAATTTGATGCTCAACCCTGCACAGTTACCATTCGTAGCATGTCTCATACTTGTGGCGGAGTTAATCTTAAATATATTGGTGGTAGAAAGGGTGCCATACACTGAAATAGACTGGAAAGCTTACATGCAAGAATGTGAAGGATTTTTGAATGGAACACTTGATTACAGCAAACTGAGAGGTGACACTGGACCGCTCGTGTATCCAGCAGGCTTCGTCTACATCTATTCGATGCTGTACTATATTACCAATCAAGGAGAAAACGTCAGGCTGGCccaatatatatttattgctaTCTATCTCCTTCAGCTTGTGTTTGTGCTTAGAATTTATATCAAGACCAGGAAAGTTCCACCTTATGTGCTCATTATAACAATTCTTACTTCATACCGAATCCATTCTATATTTGTTTTACGATTATTTAATGATCCAATTGCTGTTTTGCTGCTGTATGTGGCACTTAATTTCTTCATGGAATCAAAATGGTCTATTGGTAGcatattttatagtttagGAGTGTCAGTTAAAATGAACATATTACTGTATGCACCTGCattatttttcttctattTGATTAACTTAGGTATGAAGGACACTATCAAACAACTATTTATTTGTGGCATCATACAACTAGCTTTAGGTTTACCCTTTTTAATAGGTAATCCCATTGCATACTTGAAGGGGAGCTTTGACTTGGGGCGTGTGTTCGATCACCAGTGGACTGTTAATTATAGATTTTTGGATGTGGAAACCTTTGAAAACAAATGTTTTCATTTGACACTATTGGCTGTTCACATTCTGcttttggtattatttatgcCGATGTGTGCCAAATACTTCCAAAGTTATTGTCGGCTGCGGTATGTTCAGAAGCAAGTGCAGCCTCAAATTGATGCTAAGAATCAGCAGGTGAAGGGAAAGTCGAAACTGAAAAAGAGTGTAAAGATAAACCCTAGCCAGAAAGAGGAAGAAATACTAAGTAAAGAACAAGAAGATTTCTTGCGTTCTTTTGAGTCCTCCATTGCCAAGCAGTCAGGAAAGGGAGTGAAAAAGTCATCCAAAGCCCCTAAACCAGTAGAAGTTGAGCCTTCATTCTATAGCATCAACTATGATATTGTATCACAACTGTTCATTCTGCCTATGTTTATTGTGAACTTTATTGGAGTAGTATGTGCGAGGAGTCTGCATTACCAGTTCTATTCTTGGTATTTCCACAGTCTGCCCTACCTGTTGTGGTCCAACAACTACTCAACTATGGTGCGGTTCTTCATTCTCGCTCTGATAGAGATGTGCTGGAACACATACCCGAGCACCAGCTTCACCAGTGCCCTTCTCCATGTCTGCCATGTTGCTGTGCTCTTTGGAGTTTATAAAAAGATATCATCAGAATTGAGAATGGCTTCCAAAGtggaataaaaagtaacatcAAAGTTTTAAGGATTTTTTTTGTTAGAAGTGCTTAATGTGTGAAGAAATCggattgttaattattttttattgtagtttttaagtaggtagcaataaattataagataaaatgattgtaagttttttacattaataaattttatagaatTTACATCATCTTTACTTATTTCCCATATCTAATACGCTTGCAAGTCTCACGCTTTTACTATTGATTGTAACCCTAGAACTGACCGCACATCGTCTTTCATATGTAGGTATCTTATATGAAAATACATGGCTCACAGAGCGCCCCTGCATTGTGTGCGATAGATGTAAAACGTATTGGTACGGAGATGATAATTTTGCGCTTCTGTGTTCCATCATAATGCACATGTTCTATATCCAGGGCCTTTGTATCAAACCTGAGACCTACGGTCCATTAGAAAGTCTTCTATTTGTACAACGCCtatacattaattattaatctattcataaaatgtttatagaAGTTTAGGATTTCCATGTTTGAACAAGTAAAACAACAGTATAAGCGCTTTTGAGATTGTTTATTATGAATCATATTAATACAACTAAACAAAGGAAAATCTATAGTCTTAAATTTAGAAGAGGCGCGTAAATACTTCCTCTGTTATCACAAAACACACCATTGCTTGGACTCCACGCCTCCCTATTTCCAAGCTTACCCAAACTAATTTAGCAAGTACCCATCATACTCTATGatcttatataattttactatatAACAAAGCTATATAAACagattaaaatattcttgaatATTTTGAGTCTCTCAACGTCACGCCACCATTTATTCGCCTtcagcaaaataaataataaataacgtaAGTACATCAGGAACGAAACCAAATGCACTTTTGTATTATTAGGCCTATATGGCAAAACATAAagagaatgaaataaaaaatattatggtatataaataaaaaagttcaagaaaaaatattactagAGATTTAAATTGATGCATCGCTTTTCACACCCAGCGTTGACTGAACCGAGTGTGCATGTCCACTAATGATATATCCCAAGTTAATGAGGCGTAAAACTGTAACATACGAGTGTACTTGTGCGGACTGCGTCGTCGGAGAGCGTTTCGTAACGTCAAATTTCATTGAATATTACTTATTCAGTCAAAATTTCCCAGTCACATATTAACGTCAGAATACAATAGAAACGAATTAGAGAACGCTATAAATACACATTATTATCTTTAACCGTATATAGTAAGTTACGTAGTTATAAATATACTGGGACCGTTAGATATCCGTGAACACTAGTAGGAGATTGACCGAGTCGTACATGACTGGGCTTACGAGCTAGAATGTAGGAGAGAGATTAGACGAAGCCGAAGTTCTTCGTCTTGATGGCGAGCAGCAGCTTGTGCTTGAGCACGTGGCGCGAGGAGTAGAGCGGGATGTAGAGACGCGAGATGCAGGTGTTGGCCGTCGGGAGGTGCGCGTCGTCCGCCGGCCGGATCGTCACGGACGGCATCGGCTGGAAGCCCTCCTCCGACGCGGGCAGCGCCGGCGAGCCCGTCCAGAAGTATACCTGCGTATTGAAACCACCCTGTTAGTAGGTATTCTAGACTTAAATAAATGATGAtcgaaaagaaaataaataagtaattaaacgtTCGTTGGTTCGCTTCAGATAGTTAAACTGAATAAAGTTTAACTATCTGAAGTTGAGGCTTCTTCAGatattcataatcataatcataatttatttcattttcatttacaGAGGTacagtatataatataaaaatttaaatattaattaggcTATATTGAATGTGGTCTGTATATACATTCTATTCGTCTCTGTTCCCTACACTAGGTAATCCTGTATTGTAGGGTCACAGCGGTTTACAATGGTGTGACAAGTAACAGTTAACTTTAATTATAAACTGAATTAACTTAAATTATGTTAACAACGATAACTTCTATCATAACATAGCTCTTTTAGGTAAGAGGTAAGTATGTTaaatttgaatataaacttatCATGCGTTTTTTGTGCAAATACActcattcattcattaatataatttaaataaaaatatgcaattcAATTTTAGTAATagacacaaaattataaataataggtattaaaagagaataatttaaatacatgCATTGTTGAGTGGAGAGTAACTATATTATGAGTGTTTGCGtgcgtgcgtgtgtgtgtgtgtgtgtgtgtgtgtgtgtgtgtgtgtgtgtgtgtgtgtgagtgtgtgtgagtgtgtgtgtgagtgttgtgtgtgtgtgtgtgtgtgtgtgtttatgagtgtgtgtgtgtgtgtgtgtgtgtgtgtacctaTGCGTGTATGGCTCGTGCTAGTAACTTGTTTTAAGGAATTCCTCTGTCTCTAGGTAGTTCTTTTCTGAAAGGAAGTTGTGGATTTGTTTGGCACAATGGGTACGTGTTAGATTTAATAGATTTAATGTTTTACTCAGTTGGTTGTAAATGAAAGGTCCTAGGAAGGAGTGTTTTTTTTGGGCAAAAACAGTGTGAGTCGATGGCATAATAAAGATACGATCTGTTCTTCTTTGAGTATTCATTTTAACTTTCATTTCATCAAGGTTAATGGTACagtgttgttttattattaaatgttttatatataGTTGGCGAACTGACAACACTGAGCAGTCATTGTATAGTTGAGTTGTGGCGTAACGTCTGGGTTTAAAAAACATCACTTTTAGAAGGAGGCGCTGAGCGCGCTCCAGCGGGAGCATATGCGTCTGAGCTGCGGCACCCCATGCTGTGATGCAGTAGCCAAGTATGGACTGGGCGAGAGCGTAGTAGACCATCATTAATACATCACGATCTGCCACATGCCTGAGCTTTTTAAAGATGCGGATCAATTTGCGAGTTCTACCACAGAGGATTCGGATATGCTCAGACCAGTTAAGTTTTTCATCGATGATTACACcaagatattttattgaagaTTTCCGCTCTAATACAGGGCAACTACAGCTCAGTGTGTTACTGCACCCGTGCAACACCAGGTCTAGGTTACTTGATGGGAGCGAACGTGCAGTGATTGCAAAGGTGATGTATTTTGTCTTAGTTGTGTTTGCAGTCAGTAAGTTATCTTGGAGCCAAGCAGAAACTTTTCGCAAACCTTCGTTAGAGTGTTGCTGAACATCTGCCCAAGATGGCCCATGAAACAAGAGAACTGTGTCGTCAGCAAAGGTAATTACTTGGCCATTTGTGATGGTCATCTTACACAGTTCATTAATGTACACGAGGAACAGTGTGGGGCCCAGTATACTTCCCTGTGGCACTCCAAAATTAACAACAGCATAGTCACCCTCGTCATTACCAATCTTCACTTTCTGTTTTCTGTTTGAGAGGTAACTCTGAAACCACAGCAAGGGCAGACCACGGATTCCAATACTTTCCAGTTTTGCCAACAGTATGGGGATGGACACGGTATCAAACGCTTTGGCAAAGTCCAAGAAAACGCCTAAACACCTCTCCCCCCTGTCGAGTTTACTGGTAACAAAACTGGTGAGTTGAGTAACTGCATCTTCAGTTGACCGTTTCATCCTGAACCCAAATTGGTTGTTGGATAAGATATTTCTGGACTCCAGGAAGTTTTTCAGCCTTTTATTTACCAGTTTCTCCAATATTTTAGAAAGTGCCGGTAAAAGAGATATAGGCCTGTAGTTtgatacgtcatctccatccCCGCCCTTGTGAATAGGACGGATTGCAGATACCTTTAAAGCATCAGGCACTACTCCAGTATCAATGCTGAGGGTACATATTTTAGTTATAGGCATCAGCAATGAGTCATGAGCAAGTTTAATCAGCCTATTTGATATCCTGTCCACTCCAGGAGCCGAGTCACTCTTAAGGGATTTTATCATTGAGCTAATTTCGAATTCATCAGGTGGTAGGAGCAAGAACGAGTCCAAGGCACATCCATCCGATTTAATTTTGTGGGCCAACTCAGTTTCTGTGCATTTTGTATTGGACAAGATGTTGTGTGCTAATGTAGATCCAATAGTCGAAAAGTATTCATTCGTTTTGTTTAGTGAATCGTTCACATCCATTCCCTTTTTTAATAATCCATCAGAGTTATTAGACTTATTATTGGTGTTGCATATTCTCTTAACTTGTTTCCAAACTCCTTTACTATCACCTCCTTGTTTCTTTAACTCGGCCTGGTCGTATAAGTTTTTAGATTTTCTTATGGCTGCTTTGCATATATTTCTATAATCTAGATAGGTTTTTCTGAGAGTGGCATCTTTGggattatttcttactttattGTGCAGTTTATCTCGCTTAGCTATAGATTTCATTAGCCCAACTGTTACCCATGGGCATATATTTTGCCTTGATCGTGGTATAGGAGTTATTGTAGTATTGTGTGCTATTAAATTGGATACGATGGTTATAAATTTATCAGTTATTTCATTTACGTTCTCAGAGTTGAGTACCTCGTCCCATTGTATTGTTTCCAACTCCTGACAGATGgcgttataattaatttttgttttagttttatttttatgggcAATACATATAGTGCGGGATTCAGTGCAGAGGATGACAGGTGAATGGTCTGTAATCGAGGGTGGCAGAACTACTACTGTAGACTCATTCATGGACTTGATCATGCAGTGGTCAAGACAAGTATTGCTAGGATCCCGAGTTGGAAATTGGTGACCTGGGAGCAAACCATGCGTGGCCAGCATATTGAGATAGTAAGAGGCATCAATttcattattgttattatgttttatgtcAAGGTTTACGTCTCCAAGAATGAATACGTTAGGaaacattttgtatttatcAAGGATAAGGTCCAGTTCGTCACAGAATTCGGATAGTTTCCTATTAAATGGTGGTCTATATATAGCTATGAATGCATATTGCAGATCATCGGACTCATCAAGTGTCTGTATGAAGGGTCCTCCTGTAGAGTGATGCATAAAGGCCGTCTCACTGATCCCATCCCAGTGACTTCAGGTGTTAAGCAAGGGTGTCTGCTGTCTCCGCTCCTGTTCCTTATTGTTCTAGACGACGTGATGTGTAGAGTGACTTGCAAATGCCAAAGGGGCTTACCCTGGTCTGAGAATAAGCACTTGGAAGACATAGATTTTGCAGACGACCTGTGCTTGTTCTCTACAAGTCGTTCTGACCTCCAGTCCAAAACAAACGACCTTGCCACGGAAGCGGCGAAAGAAGGTCTTCGCATCAATATTGGGAAAACCAAGGAGATGATGCGCCTTCGGTCCCTTGATGACCAGCCGCTCCAAATCAATGGCGTCGACGTTGAAAGGGTTAGCAAATTTACTTACCTGGAGGGAGTAGTAGATCCAACAGGTGGGACAGACTTGGACATAGAGAGTCGTCTGAACAAGGCAAGAGGCGCGTTTGCCCAGTTGAAACCAGTGTGGAGCTCCAGCGTCATCACCCGGCGAACAAAAGTGAGGATTTTCGAGTCTAACGTGAAGTCAGTCCTGTTATACGGTTGCGAGACATGGTTCGTTCGGAAAGACCTATCCAGCAAGCTACAAGTATTTGTCAACAAATGCTTAAGGCGAATCCTGCGGATTTACTGGCCACGAACCATTTCGAACGCGGAACTGTGGAGACTGACCAAGCAGAAACCTATCGACCAAGAAATCCTCATTAGAAAATGGAGGTGGCTGGGGCATACCCTTAGAAGACCTGGAGAAACTCCTTCGAAGCGCATACTCACCTGGCAGCCACCTGGAAGCCGTAAAAGAGGCCGCCCAAAAACAACCTGGCGACGTTCTGTGGAGAGTGAGGCAAAGGTTATGAGGATGGAGTGGGAGGATCTCGCAGCCGCTGCCCAAGATCGAGTCAGATGGAGAAATCTTCTCAAAGCCCTTTGTCCCTGCTGAGGGACGTCAggatggatgtatgtatgtatgtatgcatATTCCTTACCAAGTGTGATAGCCAGGCAATTAGTGTTTGGAATTTTCTCTTCAATGACTTTGTAATTTTGTAGGgaatgtttaataaaaataactatgcCATCATTTTGGTTAATGTAATTGCTAGAAGTAAAGATATCATATCCCGGAATTTGAGGaagattattttgttgttgtgaaAGCCAGCATTCGGTAAGAATAATGATATCGAAGTCTGAGTTTATTTGATTCAAAAGTAACACAAAGTTGTCaaaatttttattacaataaatactaCGAATGTTTAAAGATAATGCTGTAACTGTCCTATTATTAAGCTTTATGTATGTCTTGCACTGCTCGGGTTCGGATAAGTAGAAGGATCGAGACACATTGACTTCGTCAATGCTCGGTCCTATATCCCTGAGATTGTTCATGatttttaatatgatttataaAGAACCTGGAACGAACTTGTTTCCAGGAGCATGTTATCTTGTAAGATTTGAACCCGGCAAGTGCTCTGTGTTGGAGTTGAACATACATAGAATTTTTTTTGGATTGGAATTGGATATTAAGAATACGGTGTGTAAAAGGTAGTATGTGTGTAATGTGTGGGTGATTTAAAGTGTGTGAATGATTTGTGTGAGCAGTACTGGATGATGGAGATGTTGAGTGTGTGTAACAATAGTAGTGCATGCTTACAAAATAGGTTATTAAAgacaaaattacataaaacaaGCAAGTAATCAATTCATTTTTGCATAGTCATTTGGAATTGGGTGCTAAATTATTGATATCTTCCAATTGTTTCTCATTAGCGATTAATATGTATGGTGCATTGTCATCTTTTCTGAGAAACACTCTTCCGCTCGATGTCCAGCAGTATTTGTAGTCTTTGGATTTTGCATATTCACGTGAGAGATAAAATAATCTTTTTGCTTTGGCTGTCAAATGCTCTCCAACATATACCGCCTTAGAGGGCCCTTCAAGGCCAAGATgagttgaattaaatttgTCGTTTTTATTACTTGAGTTAAAAGCCTTTATTccttttattaagtttttcttGTCTATGGCAGAATTAAGATTGACGACGATTGGTTTGTTCGCCTCTGGTTTACCAGGAAGGCGCCGAATGTCTTTGATGTCTTTATTGCTTATTTCAACGTTGGCAGTTTTGGCTGTGTCTATTGCTATTTTCAACAGGTCATCAAGGTTTTCTTTAGGTTTCGTAGGTACATTCCGAATTTCTAATAGCGTAAGAGAGGCTTGTCTGTCTAGTTCTTCAATTTTACTCTCAATAAGACTTATTTGCTTGTCGTTTGCAGAACAATTCTCTTCAAGTGTGCTTACTTTAATTGATACATCATCTAGTTTAGTAGATAAATTATCCACGCACTTTTCAATTGAATCAGTAGATTTTTGAAGCAATATGTTTTGTGATTTGATCTCACTTATAATTGCGTGCATGTCCTCTATGACTTCCTTGTGTTTAGCGGAGTTGGTATTTAATGATTCTTGTAGTGattgaattttattgttttgtactTCAAATAGATTTC
It encodes the following:
- the LOC105398112 gene encoding lethal(2)neighbour of tid protein — translated: MGGNFVQETLHQVKKMFSWTFLKNLMLNPAQLPFVACLILVAELILNILVVERVPYTEIDWKAYMQECEGFLNGTLDYSKLRGDTGPLVYPAGFVYIYSMLYYITNQGENVRLAQYIFIAIYLLQLVFVLRIYIKTRKVPPYVLIITILTSYRIHSIFVLRLFNDPIAVLLLYVALNFFMESKWSIGSIFYSLGVSVKMNILLYAPALFFFYLINLGMKDTIKQLFICGIIQLALGLPFLIGNPIAYLKGSFDLGRVFDHQWTVNYRFLDVETFENKCFHLTLLAVHILLLVLFMPMCAKYFQSYCRLRYVQKQVQPQIDAKNQQVKGKSKLKKSVKINPSQKEEEILSKEQEDFLRSFESSIAKQSGKGVKKSSKAPKPVEVEPSFYSINYDIVSQLFILPMFIVNFIGVVCARSLHYQFYSWYFHSLPYLLWSNNYSTMVRFFILALIEMCWNTYPSTSFTSALLHVCHVAVLFGVYKKISSELRMASKVE